A region of Paractinoplanes abujensis DNA encodes the following proteins:
- a CDS encoding S66 peptidase family protein codes for MQSAYEYVDVVRPPRLRAGDHVRVVAPTGAPEQAEVERATQWLKDQGLEVSVGPRGLDAADDGDRVEDVNRALRDLSIKAIVAVGAGSGAHRIADDLDFTTAAHLPTLLVGLRECTILHLAFWERAGLAGIYGGPDQSFVAAAFGTEPVVVRAEPDSHTGELTTGGRASGVLLGGDQEQIATAAGWVLPSLHGAILLLEAYGLRPGQIDRQLTMLHRTGRLKGVRGVAVGRYTECGPGNVLDVLRDRLAPLGVPILGGLPIGQGAIPVGTPAMLDADAGTLTIEPAVS; via the coding sequence CGTGCGGGTGGTGGCGCCGACGGGCGCACCCGAGCAGGCGGAGGTCGAGCGCGCGACCCAGTGGCTCAAGGACCAGGGCCTCGAGGTCTCGGTGGGCCCGCGCGGGCTGGACGCGGCGGACGACGGTGACCGTGTTGAGGACGTCAACCGGGCCCTGCGTGACCTGTCGATCAAGGCGATCGTCGCGGTCGGCGCCGGGAGCGGGGCGCATCGGATCGCTGACGACCTCGACTTCACCACCGCAGCCCACCTGCCGACGCTGCTGGTCGGGTTGCGCGAGTGCACGATTCTGCACCTGGCCTTCTGGGAGCGGGCGGGGCTGGCCGGCATCTACGGCGGGCCGGACCAGTCGTTCGTGGCGGCCGCCTTCGGCACCGAACCGGTGGTCGTGCGGGCCGAGCCCGACTCGCACACCGGCGAGTTGACCACCGGCGGGCGGGCCTCGGGGGTGCTGCTCGGCGGCGACCAGGAGCAGATCGCCACGGCCGCGGGGTGGGTGCTGCCCAGCCTGCACGGGGCGATTCTGCTGCTGGAGGCGTACGGGTTGCGGCCGGGTCAGATCGATCGGCAGCTCACCATGCTGCACCGCACCGGGCGACTCAAGGGCGTACGGGGCGTGGCCGTCGGTCGTTACACCGAGTGCGGGCCGGGCAATGTGCTCGACGTGTTGCGTGACCGGCTGGCGCCACTGGGCGTGCCGATCCTGGGCGGCCTGCCGATCGGTCAAGGGGCAATTCCGGTCGGCACGCCGGCGATGCTGGACGCCGATGCGGGCACGCTCACGATCGAACCGGCGGTTTCCTGA